The following coding sequences are from one Paenibacillus sp. FSL R5-0912 window:
- a CDS encoding ABC transporter substrate-binding protein: MSKKKKHFSLLLTTLLTVSLALSACGGNTKNNAGGETASGGNKATESTEKPVELIWYTIGPPQKDMDKVLAEVNKYTLEKINATLDIKMLDFGDYTQKMQVMAASGEPMDILFTSSWAFDYVQNARKGAFLQLDDLLKNQGKGIVDTIDPAFMEGSKVDGHNYAIPANKELPAQEVFRFNKELLDKYKLDLTSVKTMADLEPLLKTIKENEPGVTPYAMVKDFMPIMPFDYVIEKMPMAVYMDTKDYKVVNILETPEIKEALKTVRKFYQAGYISPEVATTSSVDDLYKAGKWFTDRASTQPMADNLWSVSYGYPVVSTPASQPYIYNWSVMGSMQAISANSEYPEKAMEFLNLLNTDPKLRNMIDSGIEGVHYEKISDNMIKNLPDAKNYDMPTFSLGNIMINYLNEGDPENKWEEFKKFNDAGINAPLLGFNFDTSKVTNEIAAVQNVKEEFWAPLMTGSVDSEEYLTKANEKLKAAGLDKIIAEAQSQIDAWKAANNK; the protein is encoded by the coding sequence ATGAGTAAGAAAAAGAAACACTTCTCCTTGTTGTTGACAACGCTTTTAACCGTTTCACTTGCGCTTAGCGCATGTGGGGGGAACACTAAGAACAATGCAGGCGGGGAAACGGCTTCAGGAGGCAACAAAGCTACGGAGTCTACGGAGAAGCCTGTAGAGCTGATCTGGTACACTATCGGGCCGCCGCAGAAGGATATGGATAAGGTGCTTGCAGAAGTCAATAAATACACGCTTGAAAAAATCAACGCAACACTCGATATCAAAATGCTCGACTTCGGGGACTATACGCAAAAAATGCAGGTCATGGCTGCTTCGGGCGAGCCTATGGATATCCTGTTCACCTCTTCCTGGGCCTTCGATTATGTGCAGAATGCACGTAAGGGCGCCTTCCTGCAGCTCGATGATCTGCTGAAGAACCAGGGCAAGGGCATTGTAGATACGATTGATCCGGCATTCATGGAAGGCTCCAAGGTTGACGGCCATAACTATGCCATTCCGGCCAATAAAGAGCTTCCGGCTCAAGAAGTCTTCCGCTTCAATAAAGAGCTGCTGGACAAATACAAGCTTGATCTGACCAGCGTGAAAACGATGGCCGATCTGGAGCCGCTGCTCAAAACCATCAAGGAAAACGAGCCTGGAGTGACCCCGTACGCTATGGTCAAAGACTTCATGCCGATTATGCCATTTGACTATGTGATCGAGAAGATGCCGATGGCAGTATATATGGACACCAAGGACTACAAAGTGGTCAACATCCTTGAAACTCCTGAGATCAAGGAAGCGCTTAAGACGGTCCGCAAATTCTATCAGGCGGGTTACATCTCTCCTGAAGTAGCCACTACATCATCGGTGGATGACTTGTACAAAGCCGGCAAATGGTTCACTGACCGCGCATCTACCCAGCCGATGGCCGACAATCTGTGGTCAGTAAGCTACGGGTATCCGGTTGTGTCAACACCAGCCAGTCAGCCTTATATCTACAACTGGTCCGTCATGGGCTCCATGCAGGCGATCTCCGCCAACTCCGAGTATCCTGAGAAAGCCATGGAATTCCTGAACCTGCTGAATACAGACCCTAAGCTGCGCAACATGATTGACTCAGGCATCGAAGGCGTACATTACGAGAAAATCAGCGACAACATGATCAAGAACCTCCCGGATGCGAAGAACTACGATATGCCGACGTTCTCCCTGGGTAACATTATGATCAACTATCTGAATGAAGGCGACCCTGAGAACAAATGGGAAGAATTCAAGAAGTTCAATGATGCCGGTATCAATGCACCGCTGCTCGGCTTCAACTTCGATACTTCCAAGGTGACGAATGAAATCGCCGCCGTTCAGAACGTGAAGGAAGAATTCTGGGCACCGCTGATGACCGGATCTGTAGATTCGGAAGAATACCTGACCAAGGCCAATGAGAAACTAAAAGCCGCCGGTCTGGATAAAATCATTGCCGAAGCCCAATCACAGATCGACGCCTGGAAAGCAGCGAACAATAAGTAG
- a CDS encoding ABC transporter permease → MGKIGKSAKDVLRNKVLLFMVLPGTLWFLFFSYLPMVGTVIAFKEYRFSRDGFWASIINSKWVGWDNFKFLFSTNDAYLITRNTLLYNLAFIILGLILSVVMAVVLSEIANKKLAKFYQTGMFLPYFLSWVVVGYFAFSFLSSERGLLNAMFGSNISWYSESKYWPFIIIFVFLWKAVGYNSVVYLAAIMGIDKSLYEAAMIDGASKFQQIRGITLPMLKPIITIMTLLAIGKIFYADFGLFYQVPRDSGTLYSVTNVIDTYVYRGLKTTGEIGMSTAAGLYQSVVGFVLVITSNYIVRKFDKDSALF, encoded by the coding sequence ATGGGGAAAATAGGAAAGTCCGCCAAAGATGTGTTGAGAAATAAAGTGCTGCTGTTTATGGTTCTGCCGGGCACGCTGTGGTTTTTATTCTTCTCCTACCTGCCGATGGTGGGTACGGTCATTGCCTTTAAGGAGTACCGCTTCAGCCGGGATGGCTTCTGGGCCAGCATCATCAATAGCAAATGGGTCGGCTGGGATAATTTCAAGTTTCTGTTCAGCACCAATGATGCCTATCTGATCACACGTAATACTCTTTTGTATAATTTAGCCTTCATCATCCTTGGCCTGATCCTGTCGGTGGTGATGGCGGTGGTGCTGTCCGAGATTGCCAACAAGAAGCTTGCCAAGTTCTATCAAACAGGCATGTTCCTGCCATACTTTCTGTCCTGGGTCGTTGTGGGATACTTCGCATTCAGCTTCCTTAGCTCGGAGCGGGGGCTGCTCAACGCCATGTTCGGCAGCAATATCTCCTGGTACTCTGAATCGAAATACTGGCCGTTCATTATTATATTCGTGTTTCTATGGAAAGCCGTCGGCTATAACAGCGTGGTCTATCTCGCCGCAATTATGGGTATAGACAAGTCCCTCTACGAAGCGGCCATGATCGACGGGGCCAGCAAATTCCAGCAGATCCGCGGGATTACGCTGCCGATGCTGAAGCCGATCATCACCATTATGACCTTGCTTGCTATAGGGAAGATATTTTATGCCGACTTCGGACTGTTCTATCAGGTGCCGAGAGATTCGGGGACGCTCTACAGCGTGACCAACGTAATTGATACGTATGTGTACCGTGGACTCAAGACTACCGGCGAGATCGGAATGAGTACGGCTGCGGGCTTATATCAATCCGTTGTAGGGTTCGTGCTGGTCATTACCTCTAATTACATCGTGCGTAAATTCGATAAGGACAGTGCATTATTCTAG
- a CDS encoding carbohydrate ABC transporter permease, whose protein sequence is MSANPVKSRDFHKLSPVWNIIFNCIAGGFAILCIFPFLFVVLISFTDEGALARDGYQLIPAKWSLEAYKYVFGSGDTLLRSYGVTIAVTVIGTLVSLIIISLYAYAISRKSFKYRNFFAFFAFFTMLFNGGLVPTYIVVTQMLGLKDTIWALVLPLAVNAFYIMILRTFYITSVPDALIESAKIDGAGEFRTFLGIVLPLSLPGLATIGLFSTLGYWNDWFNALLYIDNPNLVPLQSMLMRIETSMQFIMQNSQNSSLSLEALRNMPQDTSRMAMVVLATGPIIFAYPFFQRYFIQGLTVGAVKE, encoded by the coding sequence ATGTCTGCTAATCCAGTGAAATCGCGCGATTTCCACAAGCTGTCGCCGGTGTGGAATATTATCTTCAATTGTATCGCCGGGGGCTTTGCCATCCTGTGTATCTTCCCGTTCCTGTTCGTCGTACTCATCTCGTTCACGGACGAAGGGGCGCTTGCGCGGGACGGCTATCAATTAATCCCGGCCAAATGGAGTCTGGAAGCCTACAAATATGTATTCGGCTCTGGGGACACGCTGCTCCGTTCCTATGGGGTGACCATTGCCGTAACCGTCATTGGCACGCTTGTCAGCCTGATCATTATTTCACTTTATGCCTATGCCATTTCACGTAAAAGCTTCAAATACCGCAATTTCTTCGCGTTTTTCGCGTTTTTCACCATGCTGTTTAACGGAGGGCTGGTTCCTACCTATATTGTAGTGACACAGATGCTCGGTTTGAAGGACACCATCTGGGCACTGGTGCTGCCGCTGGCCGTCAATGCTTTTTACATTATGATCCTGCGTACCTTCTACATCACCAGCGTGCCGGATGCCCTGATTGAGTCGGCCAAAATCGACGGCGCCGGAGAGTTCCGCACCTTCCTGGGAATCGTGCTGCCGCTGTCCTTGCCGGGCCTCGCTACAATCGGGCTGTTCAGCACCCTGGGGTACTGGAATGACTGGTTCAATGCCCTGCTCTATATTGATAATCCGAATCTGGTGCCGCTGCAGTCGATGCTGATGCGGATTGAGACCAGTATGCAGTTCATTATGCAGAACTCGCAGAACAGCTCGCTCAGCCTGGAGGCACTCCGCAATATGCCGCAGGATACCTCGCGTATGGCGATGGTGGTACTGGCTACCGGGCCGATTATTTTTGCGTATCCGTTCTTCCAGCGTTACTTCATCCAGGGTCTTACCGTGGGTGCGGTTAAAGAGTAG
- a CDS encoding response regulator transcription factor — protein MYKVFIVDDEPFILSGLQDILDWEQLGLAIVGQAENGQEALEQLREVPADILITDISMPVMTGLELIRAVREFRPELKVVVLSGYDEFIYVKEGLSLGIENYLLKPINLEEFRSTLETIVEKLDVSRLGTQWWEYTNSVLKDNVLLRWMRGQIDPEERSERLNLIGLPLGGRYVQVALVQAEPATEAFRKNVEELVGAQTSFFMFWDSDNDLVLIHNYEEASKGAEQMAVMLQEITGLCATGQGVRAAVGSAVEGVDAAPFSYEQAKQTQEFMEIHPARSLIYYEQLKDRKEDLGAVLPEDWSEYSKLIMGKNLPALTERIELYFSGKAMESLTPELLREISLEWILYFRMLIKEIRSEMERELIAQGLTAIHRTNSLPGLSAAVMQTAGSIIELLDRELKSPVVNQVLNYIEKSYSEDLSLKKLGFMFNIHPVYLGQLFHKMTGESFAEYMNRYRIEKAKEQLRSTNNKVHEIARSVGYWEMGYFYKQFKKYVGISPTEFKGLL, from the coding sequence ATGTATAAGGTGTTTATTGTTGATGATGAGCCGTTCATTCTTAGCGGCCTGCAGGATATATTGGACTGGGAGCAGCTGGGCCTTGCGATTGTGGGACAAGCCGAGAACGGGCAGGAGGCGCTGGAGCAGCTGCGGGAGGTGCCTGCCGATATTCTCATTACCGACATTTCAATGCCCGTGATGACCGGCCTAGAGCTGATCCGTGCGGTCCGGGAATTCCGTCCGGAGCTGAAGGTGGTTGTGCTGAGCGGATATGATGAATTCATATATGTCAAAGAAGGCCTGTCACTGGGGATTGAGAATTATCTGCTCAAGCCGATCAATCTGGAGGAATTCCGGAGCACGCTGGAAACGATTGTGGAGAAGCTTGATGTCTCCAGGCTGGGTACGCAGTGGTGGGAATATACGAACTCTGTGCTGAAGGATAATGTGCTGCTGCGCTGGATGCGGGGGCAGATTGATCCTGAAGAGCGGTCCGAACGGCTGAATCTGATCGGCCTGCCGCTCGGCGGGCGTTATGTTCAAGTTGCCCTGGTGCAGGCAGAACCGGCTACGGAAGCCTTCAGGAAGAACGTGGAGGAGCTGGTCGGCGCACAGACCTCATTCTTCATGTTCTGGGATTCCGACAATGATCTGGTGCTCATACATAATTATGAAGAAGCCTCCAAGGGAGCGGAGCAGATGGCAGTCATGCTCCAGGAGATCACCGGCCTATGCGCTACAGGCCAAGGTGTGCGGGCGGCCGTAGGCTCGGCTGTGGAGGGAGTGGATGCTGCACCCTTCAGCTATGAGCAGGCGAAGCAGACCCAGGAATTCATGGAGATCCATCCGGCACGGAGCCTCATTTATTATGAGCAGCTGAAGGACCGGAAGGAGGATCTGGGGGCGGTTTTGCCGGAGGACTGGAGCGAATATTCCAAGCTGATTATGGGCAAGAATCTTCCAGCATTGACAGAGAGAATTGAATTGTATTTCTCCGGGAAAGCTATGGAGTCCCTAACACCCGAGCTGCTCCGGGAGATTTCCCTGGAATGGATTCTGTATTTCCGCATGCTGATTAAGGAAATCCGCAGTGAAATGGAACGGGAGCTTATTGCACAGGGGCTGACCGCGATCCACAGGACGAATTCGCTGCCCGGGCTGTCCGCCGCAGTCATGCAGACGGCCGGAAGCATCATCGAGCTGCTGGACCGTGAGCTGAAGAGTCCAGTTGTGAACCAGGTGCTGAATTACATAGAGAAATCCTACAGTGAGGATCTGTCACTGAAGAAGCTGGGCTTCATGTTCAATATTCACCCGGTGTACCTGGGCCAGCTATTTCACAAAATGACCGGTGAATCGTTTGCGGAATATATGAACCGTTACCGGATTGAGAAAGCAAAGGAGCAGCTCCGCTCGACAAACAACAAGGTACATGAGATCGCACGAAGTGTCGGCTACTGGGAAATGGGCTATTTTTATAAACAATTTAAGAAATACGTTGGCATCTCACCGACAGAATTCAAGGGGCTGCTCTAA
- a CDS encoding glycoside hydrolase family 3 N-terminal domain-containing protein codes for MLYKDSAKPVKERTEHLLGLMTPEEKVGQLVQLFGWQTYDHTEGTIELTEDFKRQIREGGIGALYGTLRADPWTGVTLESGLGARAGAEAVNTIQRYVLEHSRLGIPLLIGEECSHGHMAIGATVFPVPLLIGSTWNVDLYREMSRAVALETRAQGGAVTYSPVLDVVRDPRWGRTEECFGEDPYLIGEFAVASVEGLQGDRLDSGSSVGATLKHFVAYGSSEGGRNAGPAHIGKRELLEVDMYPFRKAVEAGAVSIMPAYNEIDGVPCTTNQELLEDILRGEWGFKGMVITDCGAIDMLASGHDTADGGEDAAVQALTAGIDMEMSGVMFGGYLLEALRSGRLDEKLVDQAAARVLELKFRLGLFEQPFADPGRAEQVIGNPEHAELARSIAAEGIVLLKNNGILPLSKNKGTVAVIGPNADIGYNQLGDYTSPQPRDRVATVLAGIRAKLAAEPERVRYAPGCRIKDSSTEGFELARQAAAEADTIVLALGGSSARDFGEGSIDLRTGASKVTENGLSDMDCGEGIDRMSLHLSGVQLELLKELKTLGKPVVVVYINGRPIAEPWIDEQADAILEAWYPGQEGGHAIADILFGDVNPSGRLTLSLPADVGQLPVYYLGKRSRGARYLERDSQPLYPFGFGLSYTEFSYSGLKVEPAEIQADGTAEVTVEVENTGTRSGAEVVQLYISDRVSKVTRPAKELKGFRKIVLEPGEKQTVTFKLSAEHLSYIGPEYKLVVEPGIFRIGVGRNVTDTLGTDLAVMEG; via the coding sequence ATGTTATATAAAGACTCTGCGAAGCCCGTCAAGGAACGGACTGAACATCTGCTTGGGCTGATGACGCCGGAAGAGAAGGTAGGCCAGCTCGTTCAGCTGTTCGGGTGGCAGACCTATGATCATACAGAAGGAACGATAGAACTTACAGAAGACTTCAAACGCCAGATCCGCGAAGGCGGCATCGGTGCATTATACGGCACATTGCGGGCAGATCCCTGGACAGGGGTCACCCTGGAGAGCGGACTTGGAGCGCGGGCCGGAGCCGAAGCGGTGAATACCATCCAGCGTTATGTGCTGGAGCATTCCAGGCTGGGTATCCCCCTGCTGATCGGCGAGGAATGCTCGCATGGGCATATGGCGATCGGGGCGACAGTATTTCCGGTTCCCCTGCTGATCGGCAGCACATGGAATGTAGACCTCTACCGGGAGATGTCCCGCGCGGTAGCGCTGGAGACCCGGGCACAGGGGGGAGCGGTAACGTATTCCCCTGTGCTTGATGTGGTGCGTGATCCGCGCTGGGGCCGAACCGAGGAGTGCTTCGGCGAAGATCCGTATCTCATCGGTGAATTCGCTGTAGCTTCTGTGGAAGGACTGCAGGGCGACCGGCTTGACAGCGGGTCCAGTGTGGGGGCGACACTGAAGCATTTTGTCGCTTACGGCAGCTCGGAAGGCGGCAGGAATGCCGGTCCGGCGCATATCGGCAAACGGGAGCTGCTGGAGGTCGATATGTACCCGTTCCGCAAAGCGGTGGAAGCCGGTGCGGTATCCATCATGCCGGCTTATAACGAGATTGACGGAGTGCCTTGCACAACCAATCAGGAGCTGCTAGAGGATATCCTGCGCGGCGAATGGGGCTTCAAGGGCATGGTCATTACCGATTGCGGCGCTATTGATATGCTGGCCTCGGGCCATGATACAGCGGACGGCGGAGAAGATGCGGCAGTGCAGGCGCTCACCGCCGGGATTGATATGGAGATGTCCGGCGTCATGTTCGGAGGATATCTGCTGGAGGCGCTCCGTTCCGGGCGGCTGGATGAGAAGCTGGTGGATCAAGCGGCTGCACGTGTGCTGGAGCTGAAGTTCCGGCTGGGCCTGTTTGAACAGCCGTTTGCCGATCCGGGCCGGGCAGAGCAGGTGATCGGCAATCCGGAACATGCGGAGCTGGCACGGAGCATTGCGGCAGAAGGAATTGTACTGCTGAAGAATAACGGTATCCTTCCATTATCGAAAAACAAAGGCACGGTTGCCGTGATCGGCCCCAACGCAGATATCGGCTACAATCAGCTTGGGGATTACACCTCGCCGCAGCCGCGTGACCGGGTAGCAACGGTACTGGCCGGAATACGGGCCAAGCTCGCCGCTGAACCGGAACGGGTACGTTATGCGCCGGGCTGCCGGATCAAAGACAGCTCCACCGAGGGCTTCGAGCTGGCGCGCCAGGCGGCAGCCGAAGCGGATACGATTGTGCTGGCGCTGGGCGGGTCGAGCGCCAGAGACTTCGGCGAGGGCAGCATTGATCTGCGGACCGGAGCCTCGAAGGTAACGGAGAATGGCCTTAGCGATATGGACTGCGGTGAAGGCATTGACCGGATGTCGCTACATCTGTCCGGCGTTCAGCTGGAGCTGCTGAAGGAGCTGAAGACGCTCGGCAAGCCGGTAGTTGTCGTGTATATCAACGGCCGTCCTATTGCTGAACCTTGGATTGACGAACAGGCGGATGCCATTCTGGAAGCCTGGTATCCCGGGCAGGAGGGCGGTCATGCCATTGCGGACATCCTGTTCGGCGATGTGAATCCGTCCGGCAGATTAACGCTCTCCCTTCCTGCGGATGTAGGACAACTACCCGTATATTATCTGGGCAAACGTTCACGCGGCGCACGTTATCTTGAAAGAGATTCGCAGCCGCTGTATCCCTTCGGCTTCGGACTCAGCTATACCGAATTCAGCTATAGCGGACTGAAGGTAGAGCCTGCTGAAATCCAGGCGGACGGGACGGCTGAGGTTACGGTTGAAGTAGAGAACACAGGCACCCGCAGCGGTGCAGAGGTCGTGCAGCTCTATATATCTGACCGGGTCAGCAAGGTCACCCGGCCGGCCAAGGAACTCAAGGGCTTCCGCAAGATTGTTCTGGAGCCGGGTGAGAAGCAGACCGTTACGTTCAAGCTGAGTGCAGAGCACCTGAGCTATATCGGACCGGAGTACAAGCTGGTGGTTGAGCCGGGGATCTTCCGGATCGGAGTCGGCCGGAATGTGACCGATACGCTGGGTACAGATCTTGCGGTGATGGAGGGTTAG
- a CDS encoding alpha-mannosidase: protein MERLNTERIDRFIRECSQAQWLEYRAIEDWKVFSTTYRQPGHYDELQPYAGSESFGLFPSVQGTTYFFRTTLDIPADWTGADTGIIFHSGGEGLLRVGGASRQGLDRNHTFVSLDPASDGRSPELEIELYDPVPEPDDPLNKQAVIQAPIRSITAALVRVNQPVQSLMYTVTVIRDSALLLPEQDFRRVRILEALHQAMDAYVSLGRPEDGGSSGRIRDIEQALTASVRAIGGNSEGFIHMIGQSHIDIAWLWPTRETVRKTSRTFSTVHALMEEYPDYRYAQSQPQLFAYLKDNDPELYGKVKARILEGRWELVGGMWVEPDLNIPSGESLMRQMLYGQRFYQEEFGRQSEIEWLPDTFGYCASLPQILKHGKVRYFMTTKLGWNDTNLFPYDLFHWVGIDGTELLSYMNHGVNESTLPKDIHEHWQSYREKAVHSEQMLLYGHGDGGGGVTREMLEYLSRSELMVGQPASGYSTAADFFAGIEQAKPELPVWQGDLYLELHRGTYTTHARNKRNNRKAEILYREAELWQTLAGHHLQPQRREEIFHALHEGWKLILLNQFHDIIPGSSIPEVYQTSDKEYQSIFALGGGSLKSVMEAAVTDIDTRGEGQPYVILNGLGWTRDMVVELEQTGVEHTASAVYDKSGIRLESEQVTAGEQAVLRVRVPAVPAFGYVTVWLRPEEQTEPAGNGGVRGNSENSGVHGNGGNSGNSGNSGNSGNSGDEPISAAAASFDLEWETGYYRLRFNALGEIISLYDKEAGREIVKSGERLNRLHFFHDRPILWDAWDIDSRYEEQPAGEAVLLEKKLLSSGSVSDVLYFRWSIGQSEIVQELILYHSDRRIDFKTKVEWHEAHKLLKVGFPVDVVTSKATYEIPFGALERSTHRNTSWEQAQYEVCGHRYADVSEYDYGVSLLNDCKYGYDTQGSTIRLSLLRAPRWPDHSADQGTHEFTYSLYPHTGDWRGAHTLRKAAELNHNSYAVACDSSTGQRPPVGTFLPYEGKQVVLDTVKLAEDGSGSILRLYESAGGRETVKLGWPLPHSAIYLSNALEEETELLPGEAGELTLDFQPFEIKTLKVIHSK, encoded by the coding sequence ATGGAACGATTGAATACGGAACGAATAGATAGATTTATCCGCGAATGTTCGCAAGCGCAATGGCTGGAATACCGGGCGATTGAAGACTGGAAGGTCTTCTCCACAACCTACCGCCAGCCGGGGCATTATGACGAATTACAGCCTTATGCGGGCAGCGAATCCTTCGGATTGTTTCCCAGTGTGCAAGGAACGACTTATTTCTTCCGCACCACGCTTGATATTCCGGCGGACTGGACCGGTGCGGATACAGGGATCATCTTCCACTCCGGCGGAGAAGGGCTGCTGCGTGTAGGCGGAGCTTCCCGCCAGGGGCTTGACCGCAATCATACCTTCGTTTCACTTGACCCTGCCTCCGACGGAAGAAGCCCGGAGCTTGAGATCGAGCTCTACGATCCGGTTCCCGAGCCGGATGATCCGCTGAACAAGCAGGCGGTTATTCAGGCGCCAATCCGGTCCATCACTGCTGCGCTCGTCAGGGTTAACCAGCCGGTACAGTCGCTGATGTATACAGTGACCGTCATCCGGGATTCGGCGCTGCTGCTGCCGGAGCAGGACTTCCGGCGTGTCCGTATCCTTGAAGCGCTACACCAGGCGATGGATGCGTATGTGTCTTTGGGACGACCTGAAGATGGGGGCAGCAGCGGCAGGATCAGAGACATTGAGCAGGCGCTGACCGCAAGTGTGCGGGCCATCGGCGGTAACAGCGAGGGCTTCATTCATATGATCGGGCAGTCACATATTGATATTGCCTGGTTATGGCCCACGAGGGAAACGGTGCGGAAGACCAGTCGGACCTTCTCGACGGTTCATGCCTTGATGGAGGAATATCCCGATTACCGTTATGCCCAGAGCCAGCCGCAGCTATTCGCTTATCTGAAAGACAATGATCCTGAATTGTACGGGAAGGTGAAGGCGCGGATTCTTGAAGGGCGCTGGGAGCTGGTTGGCGGTATGTGGGTGGAGCCGGATCTGAATATTCCAAGCGGCGAATCCCTGATGCGGCAGATGCTGTACGGGCAGCGGTTCTACCAGGAGGAGTTCGGACGGCAGTCCGAGATTGAATGGCTGCCGGATACCTTCGGGTATTGCGCTTCCCTGCCGCAGATCCTGAAGCACGGCAAGGTCCGTTATTTCATGACGACCAAGCTGGGCTGGAATGATACGAATCTGTTCCCTTATGATTTGTTCCACTGGGTAGGCATCGACGGAACCGAACTTCTGTCTTATATGAACCACGGAGTGAATGAGAGTACGCTGCCGAAGGATATTCATGAGCACTGGCAATCTTACCGTGAAAAAGCCGTGCACAGCGAACAAATGCTGCTCTATGGACACGGCGACGGAGGCGGCGGAGTGACCCGGGAGATGCTCGAATATCTCTCACGCTCCGAGCTGATGGTGGGCCAGCCAGCCTCCGGCTACAGCACGGCGGCTGATTTCTTCGCAGGCATTGAGCAAGCGAAGCCTGAGCTGCCGGTCTGGCAGGGCGACCTCTATCTGGAGCTGCACCGGGGAACCTATACCACACATGCCCGGAACAAGCGCAATAACCGCAAGGCCGAGATTCTGTATAGGGAGGCGGAATTATGGCAGACGCTGGCCGGACATCATCTGCAGCCGCAGCGGCGGGAAGAGATCTTTCATGCCTTGCATGAAGGCTGGAAGCTGATTCTGCTCAACCAGTTCCATGATATTATTCCCGGCTCGTCGATCCCCGAGGTCTATCAGACCTCGGATAAGGAGTACCAGAGCATCTTCGCCCTTGGAGGGGGCAGCCTGAAGTCGGTCATGGAGGCTGCCGTAACGGATATTGATACCCGTGGAGAGGGACAGCCTTATGTCATTCTGAATGGTCTGGGCTGGACCCGGGATATGGTGGTAGAGCTGGAGCAGACCGGTGTGGAGCATACCGCTTCAGCCGTATATGACAAGAGCGGAATACGGCTGGAATCAGAGCAGGTTACTGCTGGAGAGCAAGCCGTTCTCCGTGTCCGGGTGCCGGCGGTTCCGGCCTTCGGGTATGTTACGGTGTGGCTGAGACCAGAGGAGCAGACGGAACCGGCGGGGAACGGTGGAGTTCGCGGTAACAGTGAAAACAGCGGAGTTCACGGTAACGGTGGAAACAGCGGAAACAGCGGAAACAGCGGAAACAGCGGAAACAGCGGAGATGAGCCAATATCGGCAGCCGCAGCATCGTTCGATCTGGAATGGGAGACCGGTTATTACCGTCTCCGGTTCAATGCTCTGGGCGAGATCATCAGCCTGTACGACAAGGAAGCCGGGCGTGAGATTGTCAAGTCCGGAGAGCGCCTGAACCGGCTGCATTTCTTCCATGACCGCCCTATCCTATGGGATGCCTGGGATATAGACAGCCGTTATGAAGAGCAGCCTGCCGGAGAAGCAGTACTGCTGGAGAAGAAGCTGTTGTCCTCAGGCTCCGTCAGCGATGTGCTGTACTTCCGCTGGAGCATCGGTCAATCCGAAATAGTGCAGGAGCTGATCCTGTATCACAGTGACCGGCGGATCGACTTCAAGACGAAGGTGGAGTGGCATGAAGCCCATAAGCTGCTCAAGGTCGGCTTCCCGGTAGATGTAGTGACCAGCAAGGCGACCTATGAGATTCCGTTCGGCGCGCTGGAACGGTCAACGCACCGCAACACAAGCTGGGAGCAGGCGCAATATGAAGTCTGCGGGCACCGCTATGCCGATGTGTCGGAGTATGATTACGGCGTAAGTCTGCTGAACGACTGCAAATACGGCTATGACACGCAGGGCAGCACGATCCGTCTGTCGCTGCTGCGCGCGCCGCGCTGGCCGGATCATTCGGCGGATCAGGGCACACATGAATTCACGTATTCACTGTATCCGCATACCGGTGACTGGCGCGGGGCGCATACCCTCCGCAAAGCCGCTGAGTTGAATCACAATTCCTATGCGGTCGCCTGTGATTCAAGTACGGGCCAGCGCCCGCCGGTCGGCACCTTCCTTCCCTATGAAGGGAAGCAGGTTGTGCTGGATACGGTCAAGCTTGCGGAAGACGGAAGCGGCAGTATTCTGCGGCTGTATGAATCCGCTGGCGGACGCGAGACCGTCAAGCTCGGCTGGCCGCTGCCGCATTCGGCGATCTATCTGTCCAACGCACTGGAAGAAGAGACAGAGCTGCTGCCGGGTGAGGCTGGAGAGCTGACGCTAGACTTCCAACCTTTTGAAATCAAGACCCTGAAAGTTATTCATTCTAAATAA